The proteins below come from a single Gordonia pseudamarae genomic window:
- a CDS encoding RNA-binding S4 domain-containing protein, with product MFDVPISDDSIRLGQFLKLANLVESGADAKGVLADGLVRVNGETEIRRGRQLAVGDVVEIDGESARVSPA from the coding sequence ATGTTCGATGTGCCGATTTCCGACGATTCGATCCGATTGGGCCAGTTCCTCAAGCTCGCCAACCTGGTCGAGTCCGGCGCCGACGCCAAGGGCGTCCTCGCCGACGGTCTGGTCCGCGTCAACGGCGAGACCGAGATTCGGCGGGGGCGGCAGCTCGCGGTCGGCGACGTCGTCGAGATCGACGGCGAATCCGCGCGCGTCAGCCCCGCCTGA
- a CDS encoding protein kinase domain-containing protein → MSRLRPGDVFAGYTIERELGAGGMGEVYLARHPRLPRHDALKVLAAGLGDDPHYRARFEREADVVAALRHPSIVGVHDRGEFDGRLWIALDYVDGHDLTRHVSADRLPPREVARIIAQIADALDAAARHGLTHRDVKPANILLEDSGRAQLTDFGIAHPGQESTRLTGTGVALGTVAFAAPEQLQGHGVDSRADQYSLACTAFALLTGTNVYSGGSVAAIALAHVRDPIPAASARAPGWVPPAVDGVLARGLAKDRDHRYRDNRTFAAALTEAVTAPPRTYPAATTFPPPPAAPHPTASPLTVSAPTTPPPTRPVPHTAAPIAAQYPPDPTGMPWQVSGPGPAHPGSHGTRPPGTGRHRWLLIGALVVVVVLVAGAVTTWLFTSDDSDDDTPGRGATLSALASPRTEPLWTWAPTVVSDQYQEDLGIVGGTSRYAVAVSKSSSGATILGVLDAAGGKTVRTITLSDRPVAVKRCQQLGDPGSSTLVCWGADVESVGDPQPYVIDVAAGTADKTDAEGDYFAVTGDNYVLVADDGVYGGSAGRKNFAVTGVTVPSSYPVVNGSPVIDLKPSTGSGKESLHRVTDGKAVHTLDDDRGESWQPFANGFVVRTESSDSDRPPTFTFYDAEGTVTAEMSGEWTLPLPPTDSPIPPSVAPVPVLLNTSQTAIAAFDPVTGKQLWQKSYQIDSPNSAEGFGSKIVLTASGNEFEWFDARDGSGGSMYVPPKGTQAGSPLGSDGVRFAMLSRPAYGGTGPQELLVFEQNNANPIWQMRVPTSGQYPGAPVIAGGKVYAGGGLEFGDRRIL, encoded by the coding sequence GTGAGCAGGCTCCGGCCCGGCGACGTCTTCGCCGGCTACACGATCGAACGCGAGCTGGGCGCCGGCGGCATGGGCGAGGTGTACCTGGCCCGGCACCCGCGGCTGCCCCGGCACGACGCTCTCAAGGTGCTCGCCGCCGGACTCGGGGACGATCCCCACTACCGCGCCCGATTCGAGCGCGAGGCCGACGTCGTCGCCGCTCTGCGCCACCCGTCCATCGTCGGAGTCCACGACCGCGGCGAGTTCGACGGGCGCCTGTGGATCGCGCTGGACTATGTCGACGGACACGACCTCACCCGGCACGTGTCCGCGGATCGGTTGCCACCCCGTGAGGTGGCCCGCATCATCGCGCAGATCGCCGACGCCCTCGACGCCGCCGCCCGTCATGGCCTCACCCACCGCGACGTCAAACCCGCCAACATCCTGCTCGAGGACTCCGGCCGGGCGCAGCTCACCGATTTCGGCATCGCCCACCCCGGCCAGGAGTCCACCCGGCTCACCGGCACCGGCGTGGCCCTGGGCACCGTCGCCTTCGCCGCACCCGAACAACTCCAAGGCCACGGCGTCGACTCGCGCGCCGACCAGTACTCGCTGGCCTGCACCGCTTTCGCACTGCTCACCGGCACCAACGTCTACTCCGGCGGCAGCGTCGCCGCGATTGCCCTCGCGCACGTGCGTGACCCGATCCCCGCGGCGAGCGCACGTGCCCCGGGATGGGTGCCGCCCGCCGTCGACGGAGTGCTCGCCCGTGGCCTCGCGAAGGACCGGGACCACCGCTATCGTGACAACCGCACCTTCGCCGCGGCTCTCACCGAGGCGGTGACCGCGCCGCCGCGTACATACCCGGCCGCGACGACGTTTCCGCCGCCGCCCGCCGCACCTCACCCGACCGCATCACCCCTGACCGTATCGGCTCCGACAACGCCGCCACCGACCCGGCCCGTCCCCCACACCGCCGCACCCATCGCGGCACAGTACCCGCCGGACCCGACGGGGATGCCGTGGCAGGTCTCCGGCCCCGGGCCGGCCCATCCCGGATCGCACGGCACACGACCACCCGGCACCGGGCGCCACCGGTGGCTGCTCATCGGCGCACTCGTCGTGGTGGTGGTTCTCGTGGCGGGCGCTGTCACGACATGGCTGTTCACCTCCGACGACTCCGACGACGACACTCCCGGCCGCGGCGCAACCCTGTCGGCCCTCGCCTCCCCGCGAACCGAACCGTTGTGGACGTGGGCACCTACGGTGGTGTCCGACCAATACCAGGAAGATCTCGGAATCGTCGGCGGCACCAGCAGGTACGCGGTCGCGGTGAGCAAGAGTTCGTCCGGGGCGACCATTCTGGGCGTTCTCGACGCGGCCGGCGGCAAGACCGTCCGCACGATCACGCTCAGCGACAGGCCGGTTGCGGTCAAGCGCTGTCAGCAACTGGGTGACCCGGGTTCGTCGACGCTCGTGTGCTGGGGTGCCGACGTCGAGTCGGTGGGCGACCCGCAACCCTATGTCATCGATGTCGCGGCGGGCACTGCGGACAAGACCGATGCCGAAGGTGACTATTTCGCGGTGACCGGCGACAACTACGTACTCGTCGCCGATGACGGCGTGTACGGCGGCTCAGCCGGCCGAAAGAACTTCGCGGTCACCGGGGTCACCGTGCCCTCGTCATACCCTGTGGTCAACGGGTCGCCGGTCATCGATCTCAAACCCTCGACCGGGTCGGGGAAGGAGTCGCTGCACCGCGTCACCGACGGCAAGGCCGTCCACACCCTCGACGACGACCGCGGCGAATCCTGGCAGCCGTTCGCGAACGGCTTCGTGGTGCGCACGGAATCATCCGATTCCGACAGGCCGCCCACATTCACCTTCTACGACGCCGAAGGCACCGTCACGGCCGAGATGTCCGGCGAGTGGACCTTGCCGCTGCCACCCACCGACAGCCCGATACCGCCCTCGGTCGCCCCGGTGCCGGTCCTGCTCAACACCTCACAGACCGCCATCGCCGCATTCGATCCGGTCACCGGAAAACAACTGTGGCAGAAGTCATATCAGATTGACTCCCCCAATTCCGCCGAAGGCTTCGGCAGCAAGATCGTCCTTACCGCATCGGGCAACGAGTTTGAATGGTTCGACGCCCGGGACGGCTCCGGCGGTTCGATGTACGTCCCGCCCAAGGGCACTCAGGCCGGTTCCCCACTCGGCAGCGACGGCGTCCGGTTCGCGATGCTCTCGCGCCCCGCCTATGGCGGCACCGGCCCCCAGGAACTCCTGGTGTTCGAGCAGAACAACGCGAACCCGATCTGGCAGATGCGCGTCCCGACGTCCGGCCAGTACCCCGGCGCCCCGGTGATCGCCGGCGGCAAGGTGTACGCCGGTGGCGGCCTCGAATTCGGTGACCGCCGAATCCTGTAG
- a CDS encoding glutamate synthase subunit beta, which translates to MADPRGFLNHPERELPDRRPVELRLLDWKEVYTDFDKGHLKTQASRCMDCGIPFCHNGCPLGNLIPEWNDLVYKDRWREGIERLHATNNFPEFTGRLCPAPCEASCVLGINQPAVTIKQVEVELVENAFDEGWVAPVMPTVKTGKNVAVIGSGPAGLAAAQQLTRAGHGVTVFERADRIGGLLRYGIPEFKMEKRFIDRRLEQMQIEGTVFRTGVNVGVDVTVDELREDFDAVVLAVGSTIGRDLPIPGRELDGIHQAMEFLPQANRIQHGDTWASGATGDVTVPGQITATGKKVVIIGGGDTGADCLGTSLRQGAESVHQFEIMPRPPMERAGSTPWPTYPLMYRVSSAHEEGGDRVFSVNTEEFVGENGKVTALKAHEVTMVAGRFEKVEGSDFTLEADLVLLAMGFVGPEREDLLDKLGVEWGERGVIKRDNSFASSVPGVFVAGDAGRGQSLIVWAIAEGRAAAAAVDKFLEGHTVLPAPIVPTQVAQR; encoded by the coding sequence GTGGCTGATCCCAGAGGTTTTCTCAACCACCCCGAGCGGGAACTGCCGGACCGTCGTCCGGTGGAACTGCGGCTGCTCGACTGGAAAGAGGTGTACACCGACTTCGACAAGGGGCACCTCAAGACACAGGCGAGCCGCTGCATGGATTGCGGTATCCCGTTCTGCCACAACGGTTGCCCGCTGGGAAATCTGATTCCCGAGTGGAATGACCTGGTGTACAAGGATCGTTGGCGCGAAGGCATCGAACGCCTACACGCCACCAACAACTTTCCTGAGTTCACCGGCAGGCTGTGCCCGGCACCGTGCGAGGCGTCGTGCGTTCTCGGCATCAACCAGCCGGCCGTGACCATCAAACAGGTCGAGGTCGAACTCGTCGAGAACGCCTTCGACGAAGGCTGGGTGGCGCCGGTGATGCCCACGGTCAAGACCGGCAAGAACGTCGCCGTGATCGGTTCGGGACCTGCCGGTCTGGCCGCCGCGCAACAGCTCACCCGTGCCGGCCACGGGGTCACCGTGTTCGAGCGGGCCGACCGCATCGGCGGTCTGCTGCGCTACGGCATCCCCGAGTTCAAGATGGAGAAGCGCTTCATCGACCGGCGTCTGGAACAGATGCAGATCGAGGGCACCGTCTTCCGCACCGGTGTCAACGTCGGTGTCGACGTGACTGTCGACGAACTGCGCGAGGACTTCGACGCCGTCGTCCTGGCCGTGGGCTCCACCATCGGCCGTGACCTGCCGATCCCGGGCCGCGAACTCGACGGCATCCACCAGGCGATGGAGTTCCTGCCGCAGGCCAACCGGATCCAGCACGGCGACACCTGGGCGAGCGGAGCGACGGGGGATGTCACCGTCCCCGGTCAGATCACCGCGACCGGCAAGAAGGTCGTCATCATCGGCGGCGGCGACACCGGTGCCGACTGCCTCGGCACCTCGCTGCGCCAGGGCGCCGAAAGCGTGCACCAGTTCGAGATCATGCCTCGCCCGCCGATGGAACGCGCCGGTTCGACCCCATGGCCGACCTACCCGCTGATGTACCGGGTGTCCTCGGCGCACGAGGAGGGCGGCGACCGGGTGTTCTCGGTGAACACCGAGGAGTTCGTCGGGGAGAACGGCAAGGTCACCGCTCTCAAAGCCCATGAGGTGACGATGGTGGCCGGACGGTTCGAGAAGGTCGAAGGCTCGGACTTCACCCTCGAGGCCGACCTCGTCCTGCTGGCCATGGGCTTCGTCGGTCCCGAACGCGAAGACCTGCTCGACAAGCTGGGCGTCGAGTGGGGTGAGCGTGGCGTGATCAAGCGCGACAACAGTTTCGCATCGTCGGTCCCCGGCGTGTTCGTCGCCGGCGACGCCGGCCGCGGACAGTCGTTGATCGTCTGGGCCATCGCCGAGGGTCGGGCCGCGGCCGCAGCCGTCGACAAGTTCCTCGAAGGCCACACCGTGCTGCCCGCGCCGATCGTCCCGACGCAGGTCGCCCAACGCTGA
- the gltB gene encoding glutamate synthase large subunit, with translation MKHAPGPVGLYDPANEHDACGVAFVVDMYGRRSRNIVDKAIMALVNLEHRGAAGAEPNTGDGAGIMLQVPDRFLRETVDFELPAEGAYATGIAFLPQGAEDARLACEGVEKIVESEGLRLLGWREVPIDDSSIGALARDAMPTFRQLFISLSAGAGDADGMELERRAYVVRKRVQYELGAKGAGQDGPGRETVYFPSLSGKTFVYKGMLTTPQLREFYLDLQDDRLESALGLVHSRFSTNTFPSWPLAHPFRRVAHNGEINTVTGNENWMRAREALIDTSAFGEDAAAKIFPACTPGASDTARFDEVLELLHLGGRSLPHAVLMMIPEAWERHETMKPAHKAFYRYHASLMEPWDGPASVCFTDGDVVGAVLDRNGLRPSRIWVTSDGLVVMASEVGVLDVDHADVVQKLRLQPGRMFLVDTKAGRIVDDEEVKDELAAEHPYQQWLDEGLLTLDDLKSRPHEHMPHHRVNLRQLVFGYTNEELNLLVAPMAKSGAEAIGSMGTDTPIAVLSARPRMLFDYFQQLFAQVTNPPLDAIREEIVTSVGSTIGSEADLLNPGPGSCRRIVLPMPVLDNDALAKLVRIEEDNDLPHLRSRQIHGLYPVAEGGDGLRTALDEVRAQVSAAIDQGISIIVLSDRESDETLAPIPSLLLTAAVHHHLVRERKRSRVGLIVESGDCREVHHVAALVGFGAAAVNPYMAFESIEDMIERGALTGIDFETARANYIKSASKGVLKVMSKMGISTLASYTGAQLFQVIGIGQDTVDEFFTGLQSQLDGIGLAEIAADVAARHDLAFTDRPTELAHRELPVGGEYQWRREGEYHLFNPDTVFKLQHSTRTGQYSVFKEYTKMVDDQTQRLGTLRGLFDFNFGDRDPIPIDKVESAAEIVKRFSTGAMSFGSISAEAHETLAIAMNRLGGRSNSGEGGEDPRRFHHDENGDWRRSAIKQVASGRFGVTSHYLSNCTDIQIKMAQGAKPGEGGQLPPHKVYPWVAEVRGSTPGVGLISPPPHHDIYSIEDLAQLIHDLKNANPAARIHVKLVSELGVGTVAAGVSKAHADVVLISGHDGGTGASPLTSLKHAGAPWEIGLAETQQTLLLNGLRDRIVVQVDGQLKTGRDVVIAALLGGEEFGFATAPLVVSGCIMMRVCHLDTCPVGVATQNPLLRERFAGKPEFVENFFLFIAEEVRELLARLGFRTLQEAVGHAEALDTRKALAHWKSANAGKLDLSAVLAQPESPFMNQDFYCSGKQDHGLEKALDQQLIAACREAIDSGKPVEHTTTITNVNRTVGTMLGHEVTKVYGAQGLPDDTIKIGLTGSAGNSFGAFVPKGVSLRLEGDANDFVGKGLSGGKIVVRPARNAPEGFVAEDNIIAGNVIGFGATGGKIFLRGVVGERFCVRNSGATTVVEGIGDHGCEYMTGGRVIVLGATGRNFAAGMSGGIAYLYDPECKLEGGEGRPGNLNPELVDVEALDVEDLRFVADIVREHLAETDSPVAAAILDDWDTAQKDFVKVMPRDFKRVLLAIEAAETSGRDVNEAIMEAARG, from the coding sequence ATGAAGCACGCTCCGGGCCCCGTGGGCCTGTACGACCCTGCCAACGAGCACGACGCCTGTGGTGTCGCATTCGTCGTCGACATGTACGGGCGGCGCAGCCGCAACATCGTCGACAAGGCCATCATGGCGCTGGTCAACCTCGAACACCGCGGTGCGGCGGGAGCCGAACCGAACACCGGTGACGGTGCGGGCATCATGCTGCAGGTCCCTGACCGTTTCCTGCGGGAGACCGTAGACTTCGAGCTGCCCGCCGAAGGCGCCTACGCCACCGGCATCGCCTTCCTGCCGCAGGGCGCCGAGGACGCCCGGCTGGCCTGCGAGGGTGTGGAGAAGATCGTCGAATCCGAAGGTCTGCGGCTGCTCGGCTGGCGCGAGGTGCCCATCGACGACTCGTCGATCGGCGCGCTCGCCCGTGACGCCATGCCCACCTTCCGGCAGCTGTTCATCTCGCTGAGCGCCGGTGCCGGCGACGCCGACGGTATGGAGCTCGAACGCCGCGCGTACGTCGTGCGCAAGCGTGTGCAGTACGAACTCGGCGCGAAGGGCGCCGGTCAGGACGGTCCCGGCCGCGAAACCGTGTACTTCCCGAGTCTGTCGGGCAAGACCTTCGTGTACAAGGGCATGCTGACCACCCCGCAGCTGCGCGAGTTCTACCTCGACCTGCAGGACGACCGCCTCGAATCGGCTCTGGGCCTGGTGCATTCGCGGTTCTCCACCAACACCTTCCCGTCGTGGCCGCTGGCGCACCCGTTCCGCCGCGTCGCCCACAACGGCGAGATCAACACCGTCACCGGCAACGAGAACTGGATGCGGGCGCGCGAGGCGCTCATCGACACCAGCGCCTTCGGCGAGGACGCCGCCGCGAAGATCTTCCCGGCGTGCACACCCGGGGCCTCCGACACCGCCCGCTTCGACGAGGTGCTCGAACTGCTGCACCTCGGCGGCCGGAGCCTGCCGCACGCGGTGCTGATGATGATCCCGGAGGCGTGGGAACGCCACGAGACCATGAAACCGGCACACAAGGCCTTCTACCGGTACCACGCATCGCTGATGGAGCCGTGGGACGGACCCGCGTCGGTGTGCTTCACCGACGGTGACGTCGTCGGCGCCGTCCTCGACCGCAACGGCCTGCGCCCGAGCCGCATCTGGGTCACCTCCGACGGCCTCGTCGTGATGGCATCGGAGGTGGGCGTGCTCGACGTCGACCACGCCGACGTGGTACAGAAACTGCGCCTGCAGCCCGGCCGCATGTTCCTGGTGGACACCAAGGCCGGCCGCATCGTCGACGACGAGGAGGTCAAGGACGAACTGGCCGCCGAGCACCCGTACCAGCAGTGGCTCGACGAGGGCCTGCTCACGCTCGACGACCTCAAGAGCCGCCCGCACGAGCACATGCCGCACCACCGGGTGAACCTGCGGCAGCTGGTGTTCGGATACACTAACGAAGAACTGAATCTGCTGGTCGCACCGATGGCCAAGTCGGGCGCCGAGGCCATCGGCTCGATGGGCACCGACACCCCGATCGCGGTGCTGTCCGCACGGCCACGGATGCTCTTCGACTACTTCCAGCAGCTGTTCGCACAGGTCACCAACCCGCCGCTGGACGCGATCCGCGAAGAGATCGTCACCAGCGTCGGCTCCACCATCGGTTCCGAGGCCGACCTGCTCAACCCCGGTCCCGGATCGTGCCGCCGGATCGTGCTGCCGATGCCGGTGCTCGACAACGACGCCCTGGCCAAGCTGGTGCGCATCGAGGAGGACAACGACCTGCCGCACCTGCGCAGTCGGCAGATCCACGGCCTGTACCCGGTCGCCGAGGGCGGCGACGGGCTGCGCACGGCACTCGACGAGGTGCGCGCGCAGGTCAGCGCGGCCATCGACCAGGGCATCTCGATCATCGTGCTCTCCGACCGTGAGTCCGACGAAACGCTGGCGCCGATCCCGTCGCTGCTGCTGACCGCCGCCGTACACCACCATCTGGTGCGTGAACGCAAACGCAGCCGGGTCGGCCTGATCGTCGAATCCGGCGACTGCCGCGAGGTGCACCACGTGGCCGCACTCGTCGGCTTCGGCGCGGCCGCGGTGAACCCGTACATGGCGTTCGAGTCGATCGAGGACATGATCGAGCGCGGCGCACTCACCGGCATCGACTTCGAGACGGCCCGTGCCAACTACATCAAGTCCGCCTCCAAGGGCGTGCTGAAGGTGATGAGCAAGATGGGCATCTCCACGCTCGCCTCCTACACCGGCGCCCAGCTGTTCCAGGTCATCGGAATCGGGCAGGACACCGTCGACGAGTTCTTCACCGGCCTGCAGAGCCAGCTCGACGGCATCGGTCTCGCCGAGATCGCCGCCGACGTCGCCGCCCGGCACGACCTGGCGTTCACCGACCGTCCCACCGAACTCGCGCACCGCGAACTGCCGGTGGGCGGCGAATATCAGTGGCGCCGTGAGGGTGAATACCACCTGTTCAACCCGGACACCGTGTTCAAACTGCAGCACTCCACGCGCACCGGGCAGTACTCGGTGTTCAAGGAGTACACCAAGATGGTCGACGACCAGACGCAGCGGCTCGGCACGCTGCGCGGCCTGTTCGACTTCAATTTCGGTGACCGCGATCCGATCCCGATCGATAAGGTCGAGTCGGCCGCGGAGATCGTGAAGCGATTCTCCACCGGCGCCATGAGTTTCGGCTCCATCTCCGCCGAGGCCCACGAGACGCTCGCAATCGCGATGAACCGTCTCGGCGGCCGGTCGAACTCCGGCGAAGGCGGTGAGGATCCGCGCCGCTTCCACCACGACGAGAACGGTGACTGGCGCCGGTCGGCGATCAAGCAGGTCGCGTCGGGCCGGTTCGGTGTCACCTCGCACTACCTGTCCAACTGCACCGACATCCAGATAAAGATGGCCCAGGGTGCGAAACCCGGTGAGGGCGGTCAGCTTCCGCCGCACAAGGTATACCCGTGGGTGGCCGAGGTGCGCGGTTCGACACCGGGCGTCGGCCTGATCTCGCCGCCGCCGCACCACGACATCTACTCGATCGAGGACCTGGCGCAGCTCATCCACGACCTGAAGAACGCCAACCCGGCCGCACGGATCCATGTCAAGCTCGTCTCCGAGCTCGGCGTCGGTACCGTTGCCGCGGGTGTGTCGAAGGCACATGCCGATGTGGTGCTCATCTCCGGGCACGACGGCGGCACCGGCGCCTCCCCGCTCACCTCGCTCAAACATGCGGGCGCGCCGTGGGAGATCGGCCTGGCCGAAACGCAGCAGACATTGCTGCTCAACGGTCTTCGTGACCGCATCGTCGTGCAGGTCGACGGTCAGCTCAAGACCGGCCGCGACGTGGTGATCGCCGCACTGCTGGGCGGCGAGGAGTTCGGTTTCGCCACCGCGCCACTGGTGGTCTCCGGCTGCATCATGATGCGGGTGTGCCACCTCGACACCTGCCCCGTGGGCGTGGCCACCCAGAACCCCCTGCTGCGTGAGCGTTTCGCCGGCAAACCGGAGTTCGTGGAGAACTTCTTCCTGTTCATCGCCGAAGAGGTCCGAGAACTGCTCGCCCGACTCGGCTTCCGGACCCTGCAGGAGGCCGTCGGCCACGCCGAGGCCCTCGACACGCGGAAGGCACTGGCGCACTGGAAGTCCGCCAACGCCGGCAAGCTGGACCTGTCCGCGGTGCTGGCGCAGCCGGAGTCCCCGTTCATGAACCAGGACTTCTACTGCTCCGGCAAACAGGACCACGGTCTGGAGAAGGCGCTCGATCAGCAACTGATCGCCGCCTGCCGCGAGGCCATCGACTCCGGCAAACCGGTGGAGCACACCACCACCATCACCAACGTGAACCGCACCGTCGGCACCATGCTCGGCCACGAGGTCACCAAGGTGTACGGCGCGCAGGGACTTCCCGACGACACCATCAAGATCGGGCTCACCGGTTCGGCCGGCAACAGCTTCGGCGCGTTCGTGCCCAAGGGTGTGTCGCTGCGCCTGGAAGGCGATGCCAACGACTTCGTCGGCAAGGGCCTCTCGGGCGGGAAGATCGTGGTCCGCCCGGCCCGCAACGCCCCCGAAGGCTTTGTGGCCGAGGACAACATCATCGCCGGCAATGTGATCGGATTCGGCGCCACCGGCGGCAAAATCTTCCTGCGCGGTGTGGTCGGCGAACGCTTCTGTGTCCGCAACTCCGGTGCCACCACCGTCGTCGAGGGTATCGGCGACCACGGTTGCGAGTACATGACCGGTGGCCGGGTGATCGTGCTCGGCGCCACCGGCCGCAACTTCGCGGCCGGCATGTCCGGCGGTATCGCCTACCTGTACGATCCGGAATGCAAACTCGAAGGTGGAGAAGGTCGTCCGGGCAATCTCAACCCTGAACTCGTCGATGTCGAGGCGCTCGACGTGGAAGATCTGCGATTCGTCGCCGACATCGTGCGTGAGCACCTGGCGGAGACCGACTCGCCCGTCGCGGCGGCGATCCTGGACGACTGGGACACCGCGCAGAAGGATTTCGTCAAGGTCATGCCCCGCGACTTCAAGCGGGTGCTCCTGGCAATCGAGGCCGCCGAGACCAGCGGCCGGGACGTGAACGAAGCGATCATGGAGGCGGCTCGTGGCTGA
- a CDS encoding alpha/beta hydrolase — protein MSATTAADPNPERAGRDQERPDRSPGPHAPAARARATRRHVRNFVSVTSVPVMKATAVIPAPMVAVMVRASRPGLNRMLATAARVPAGTRTRQVRQTIRTLDYPSRSEQVRGEWVIGGRSGIGQVRPDQPIIYYLHGSGYVVCSTRTHRGLTARLSNRTGRAVFSLDYRLGPRYRWPAAGDDTIRGYLWLLEQGFAPDRIVVAGDSAGGHLALDLLGHNQRTGTPQPAGLALLSPLYDPTFALAQAYQRTGRARDPFIEASGAGAVLRLYTGDADTDHPRMRVVLSPDDGLPRTLIQHGGIEVMTADARAAHDMLSAAGAQVRLQSWTDQGHVFQMFGGPAAREALDDLATFIVGTPP, from the coding sequence GTGAGCGCAACAACCGCGGCCGACCCGAACCCGGAACGGGCGGGCCGCGACCAGGAACGGCCCGATCGGTCGCCCGGACCACACGCACCGGCGGCCCGGGCCCGCGCGACGCGGCGGCATGTCCGGAACTTCGTATCGGTGACGTCGGTGCCGGTCATGAAGGCCACCGCAGTGATACCGGCACCGATGGTCGCCGTGATGGTCCGGGCGAGCCGACCCGGTCTCAATCGGATGCTTGCGACGGCCGCGCGGGTACCCGCCGGGACCCGCACCCGGCAGGTCCGGCAGACGATCCGCACCCTCGATTATCCGTCGAGGTCGGAGCAGGTGCGCGGGGAATGGGTGATCGGCGGGCGCTCGGGCATCGGTCAGGTGCGCCCGGATCAGCCGATCATCTACTACCTGCACGGCAGCGGCTATGTGGTCTGCTCCACCCGCACCCATCGCGGTCTGACGGCACGGCTGAGCAACCGCACCGGCCGGGCGGTGTTCAGCCTCGACTACCGCCTCGGGCCCCGCTACCGCTGGCCGGCCGCGGGCGACGACACCATCCGCGGCTATCTGTGGCTGCTCGAGCAGGGTTTCGCCCCGGACCGGATCGTCGTCGCCGGAGATTCCGCGGGCGGACATCTGGCACTGGATCTGCTCGGACACAACCAGCGCACCGGCACCCCGCAACCGGCCGGGCTGGCGCTGCTGTCGCCGCTGTACGACCCGACATTCGCCCTCGCCCAGGCCTACCAGCGCACCGGCCGCGCCCGCGACCCGTTCATCGAGGCATCCGGCGCCGGCGCCGTCCTGCGCCTGTACACCGGCGACGCCGACACCGATCACCCCCGGATGCGGGTGGTCCTGTCCCCCGACGACGGCCTCCCGCGCACACTCATCCAGCACGGCGGTATCGAGGTGATGACCGCCGACGCCCGGGCCGCCCACGACATGTTGTCGGCGGCCGGTGCACAGGTGCGGCTGCAGAGCTGGACCGACCAGGGGCACGTGTTTCAGATGTTCGGCGGCCCGGCCGCGCGCGAGGCCCTTGACGATCTGGCCACGTTCATCGTCGGCACACCACCCTGA